The DNA sequence CACGGTCGCTGGGCTTGGATGCAGAGAGCAGGATTTCGAGGAAGCATGCCTGCTCCTTAGTGCGGTTGGAGGTAGGAATGCCGATGATGTTGGAGAGTTGACCGATGGAGAGGATATGACTGAGCTTGGCGACAACGAATGCAGCGGTATAGGGACTAATGGTGAGAGAGAGGGATCTGTGTGTGTGTTGTTGGAGGTGGATAGGTTAATGtggaagagaagagaaaggtttttatagaatttaattaagtttacttaattaattttaaatttttaaaattttgaatttaaaaaatttaaaattaattattaataattataattaattgaattGTTTACTTTTTGGCTCGTTAGACACTTAATTTCTTAGACTTTTCCATCTATTTAACATATATGTTGCCAACGTATTTATTATGATACTTCTTAATGCTTTTAACTATTCacttttaaaattcaatttgatataaaaactttacatttaaaaaattaggtcataattaattatttattattttctttccataaaaattctattatattttttagtatttatataATAGAGTTTCTATAGGAAAAAAGTAATTAATTGTGAACCAAACAACTCTATtgtataaaaaagaaaaagtaagtgGAAATAATTTTGTATAATACCTTAGACTTATTTAAaagtattaataattatatatatatatatatatatatatatatatatatataggaaaaGTATAGGAGACCAGCAATTTTGTTGAATTTTGGTCAGTATGTAATCAGCAGAGAAAGATAagtcattggatgaaatctcaaccaatctcacaccattaaatcATTATTGATGGCTATTTGATGGCTACCAATCACAAAAGTTGCTGGCCCCTAGGATtgctcatatatatatatatatatatatatatatatatatatatatatatatatatatataaaaccaGATAATTATCTTAGACCCATAAAAtgttttatataatttttaaattttattaataaaaataatgcgTTATAAATGTTCCGACTCTCGAAACAATAAGAAGTTGACATTTTCCACCATGGACTCAAACTGAATTGATGATGAGGGAATTAAGGAAGTACTAATGCATAACATATATAGTTAGTTAATGAGAGTCTTACTTGGATCCTTGTTTGTAAGTGTTGCTGTTCCTCCAAATGAACAACTAGTAGGTGCTGGATTCTTCTGGTAGTAGTCGTTGAAAGCATAAGAAGCATGATCTTTCAGTGTGTTTGGGTTATAACAACTTGCTCCAGGTTGAATTGCTGAACAATCAGCCCCATACCCACAAGCATAGTCAAGAGCCACTTTCAGAGCCTTGTCCTGTGCTGACGCACTTGCAATGCACCATTGAACTCCTGATATAGCAGGAGACGTTGGGGTTGTAGgatttgtatttgtatttggGCTTGTTGGCATTGTAGTTGGGGTTATTGATGGGCTATTGTTTGGGTTTGTGTTTGGGGATGTGGTGGGGTTTGTAGGAGTCATGTAAGTGGGTGGGGTTGTAGTTGTTGGTGTTGGTGGGCTTTGTCTTGTTGTGTACGGTGATTGAGGAGTTGTTGGGTTTAATGTTGGGTATGGGCTTGCTGTGCTTGGTGTTGTAGGGTTAACTATGGGAACTGAATCCAattgagtattaaattggtaTGAGATTTCTTGGTGTCCTTCATCTCTTAATATTGTTGCCGTAGTTAGATctggaaaagaaattaaagtaaGGACAGAACCAGTGATCTGAATATACTAACTTATTAACCCAAGTCtaattttctttgatttcttcCAAGGGAGGTGGCAGAGCTTGTTGATGAAACGTAGTCACAGGTTCAAGAAATTCACTCATGAATGAGTTCAGGTAAAATTGATGTGTAATCAGATTTATTTTCTCTAATGATTATTTAACGCATATTCGTGATAATGTTTTTTTAAATGGTAATAGATCGTTTAATATTTTGTAAATATTATTACAGTTTACAagtatatacaaattaaattccAAATAAAAAGAATTAGGGCAGAAAAGGagaacgaaaaaaataaaaaaatagtgttttcgtatatatatatatatttgcttTTAGTTACGTATATCCAACTTcttatatagttatttatttacaATAAATTCATTCtcattgaaaataaaaaaaaaatattggatGTTTATACATCAGTACACCACTTAAATATGTTTacatctaaaaataaaagaacaactTTTAAAGATAGAAACCAATTATAACTTAAATATCAATTATGTTATGTTTAGATTAAAAATAAactatcaaattaattattcatataaaatatatatttaaaatgaattaaataatatatatatatatttatacataaatatataatggttaatttttaaagtatatataacattttgaataatatatataaaagaatgaCATGTTCTTACTAGTTGTGTTGCAATGTGACATACACCCAAGAATTTATCTCTGACCACTTTGCAATTTAATCTTGAAGGATGCATGACAATGATGgtgaaaagaataaaatatcCTCAATCATCCCTGAAGATTAACTTCCACCATTTGGCCATTGATGAATTCATTTCTAAAACTCATGGCAtcaatattataaaaataaaaatcccacaCCGTTAGTGCATTCCTGTCCTTTTGTCATACACGTTTTGTactcttaatatatatttttgtgtcGCACTCACAATCATCTATTCGTCTATGATTATATCTATTAAATGAAACTTCTTTAAGAGCAAAGATCCAACCATATATATAAAGATTCACCTGAGGTGAAGAGAAGAGACAAGGAAAATAGCCCAAGGCGCCAAATTAGAGCCCCCATATCTGCACGTTTTTTTCTAAGCTTGTCTTCTGACTTTTCCTTCTTAGCTATGAGCCTATATGAGAAATGCTTCAGTTGGAAGAGAGAGAAGCACCTATATTGTGTTGATGTGAAAGAAAACTTTATCTTTCTAAAACCTCTTCTTTATATAATACATTAATACCACAAACCTGAGAATCATAGCTTTCTTGGATCAATGAGAGAAGGaagaatataataaaacttGAGCAAGGAGGCATCAGAGAAGTCGAAATTAGCAAGCAAGAGAGaagtttcttttaaaaaaaaaaaaagaaaaagaaaaggagaaaaaggtGCATATAACGTTAAAAGGCAATAGGGTGATTCATCTGTTTAGTATTCAAATCTGACACTTAAGAGATGAAATATATAACAGAAAACATAATGAATTAGTCAACCGATATTTGGCATAACAAAAATGTTACGTCCACACAAATTATGAATCATAATATTTGTGtatgaatatatattatttaatttatttttaatatatattttatattttaatatatattctataaataaaaaatttaatttttattttttatgtgcaCCCAAGAAATATTTGTTGCAATAACAGTGTGTCAAACCTACTTaaacttttatttataaaagagaacgaatatataattaattaggtGGCCATATCTGCAGTATTCCCTTGCTCATTTTCGTGTTTACTTTTTCACTGTTTCATGGGACTAAACCAAAAGCTAAAGCACATAGTCGCAGGATACACTGGTTTTGTACTTTAGTTGTTGTTTGCTTTAAAGCTATGTACATGAAGAATGCTGTCCCCTTCTCTATGTTTTCTAGGCGAACACATGTCTCAACGCagttcattttcttttcgtTTGAATAAGTACTTGCTATGGAATACTTAGATATGACGGTTTCTTTTTGGGGAATCAGCTGGGATATCGCCTTTATATTACTTCCTTATCCAGCAAGAATTTGGTTAAGATCTGTCATTGTTAAGGAACTTGaattctttaatataatttaccCATCTTTTGCATAGATTTATCATCAATTTTACGTCTAAAACTTGAGGGGTGTTCCGAACCTGTGTAGCAAATATTTCGAAGTATTAATCTCGTCTCTTGTGATTCTTCAATGTAATCCTCCTTTCAATTAGGAGAGATATAGCTCGCATCATCGAAAATATGAAATATGGGTTTCTCTAATTGGGGGTGTAATCGGTTCGATTTTAGACCAAAAATTAATCGAATCGATCTGTTTGATTCTTTTTTAATATCAACCGTTCGGTTTGTTATTTGTAGGAAAACTGAATCGAATCGAATCGAATCAATAATGGTTTGGTTTagttggttttttttttattttttaaaaagttaatcaaaattttaatcaCCATAAAATGAAGTTTAAAACGGTcaataaactaaaataacaaGAGTACATCACATCCAAATTTAATAGAATTTCAACTTGTCCcaataattaaacataaaaacaaagacaattaaaaatgtctaacaaacaacaaaaataatctttaaaattaaataaaaaccGAAACAACCtctttaaaactaaataaaaaccaaaacatCAAC is a window from the Arachis stenosperma cultivar V10309 chromosome 3, arast.V10309.gnm1.PFL2, whole genome shotgun sequence genome containing:
- the LOC130970221 gene encoding glucan endo-1,3-beta-glucosidase 12-like; translated protein: MGALIWRLGLFSLSLLFTSDLTTATILRDEGHQEISYQFNTQLDSVPIVNPTTPSTASPYPTLNPTTPQSPYTTRQSPPTPTTTTPPTYMTPTNPTTSPNTNPNNSPSITPTTMPTSPNTNTNPTTPTSPAISGVQWCIASASAQDKALKVALDYACGYGADCSAIQPGASCYNPNTLKDHASYAFNDYYQKNPAPTSCSFGGTATLTNKDPSNGNCHYSSSKSLSMSPPTSYGSPPNGMMSPTTAGGSTMTPTAPGGTTMTPSTPSMTIPDGASVYGPTGSPSKATPLSQSFMLLFVSVFGCQWAIHLI